In Streptomyces sp. P9-A4, the genomic window CGGGTCTCGGGCAGGACAGCGAAGTACTGGGGCATGAGTTGGGGGCGCCCGATGGCATCGGGGAGCACCTCCATGGGGCCGATCGCGCCCACGATGCGGTCCTCGACGGCGGTGGCGAGGACCGGGCCGCACCGGTCGGCCTGCGTCTGGGTATGGAGGAAGGCCAGGCCATCGCCCGCCATGGCCTCGGCGAACGGGGCGAAGGTCTCCTGAACAGTGATCGGCCAGGCGGTGACGGGCCGGACCGGACCACCCGGGGCGGGGCAGGGGCCGGCGGTGAAGTCCTTCAGCTGGATGCGGGTGCCGCGCGGGTGCGTGGTCTCGGGACCGAGGGGGCGTACGACCCGGGCGCTGACCACGTCGTGCACGGTCGCGAGTTTCGCGGCCAGTTCGGCAGCCTCCTCCACGACGCTGTCGCGGAGCCCGTAGGCGAAGACCTTGGCAGTGCCGCGTCCACGCCGACTCAGGGTGGGGATGAGGGTGTGCTCGCGCTGGTGCACCACGTCGTCACGTAGGACTTTCTCGTCCTTCTCGCCGCCCCAGCGCCGGTCCTTGTCGTAGGGCAGGAAGTCCCCGGTTTCGGCCGCTCGCAGTGTGTCCTCGAAGAGGCCGACGGTCAGGGCGTCGGGATGGACGGGACCGAGAGTGGGCACGATCGGCGCGGTCAGTTGGGGCCGGAGCCAGTCCCAGCGGAAGAACATGAGCGGCACCCTAGCGGTGGGACGGGCAGGGCTCAGGCCCCGACGCGAGTACGCCGGGGCCTGAACGGAGTTGACCGGATCGTGTCGGTCAGTGGGGGTTGTCGTCACCGGCGTCGCAGGAGCACTCCGCGCTCTCCACGATCACGTCGAGGTCCTGGACGGTGGTGATCGACGCGGTCGCGACGGGCGGGGCCGCGCGGCGTGCCGAGGTCGGCGGGCCGGGAAGGATGGTCACCGGTACGGGCAGGGTCATGAGGCGGTCTCCTTGTCTCCGTGTTGGCAGTAGCTGTGCAGCGGCGCCTTCGCCTCCTGGTAGTGCTTGGCCAGGGGGCGGCAGACCCGGCAGGTGCCGGACAGGGCGCAGCCTTCGCACCCACCGGTGCGAAGCATGAGGCGGTCGGCGATGGCGCCGAGCCGGGTGAGGCCGTCGATGCCTTCGGCCATGAGGTCGATCTGGTCGTCGCGGCCGACCTTGCAGATCGAGGCCTTGGCGTGCGGGTCGGCGTGGAAGAAGGTGTGTCCCGCGTTGCAGCCGGCGAACGGCTTGCGCTGCCGCAGGTGGGCGGCGGACTGGGCGAGGAGCGGCTCACCGCCGCCGTAGATCGTGGGCGTCATGTTCGTGTACGCGTGGTTCTCGACGTTCCACTCGTCGGCGAGGGCGGCCATCTCGTCGGCCTCGGAGGCGTTGTCCTCGGTCACCACGACGTTGATGCGCAGCGGCAGGCCAGCCTCACGTGCGGCGTCCATGCCGCGCCGGAACGCCTTCCACGCCCCGCGGCGCTGGGTGAGCGTGTCGAAGGACTCCTCGCTCGCCCCGTACATGCTGACCACCAGGCGGTAGGGCGGGCAGTCTCGGAAGAGCTTGAGGAGGTCCGGCCGCCAGAGCAGCGAGCCGTTGGTGGAGATGGTGAGCATCATCCCGGCCTGCCAGGCGTACCGGTAGGCGCCCTGGAAGTGGGGGTCCATGGTGGGCTCGCCGCCGGTGATCTGGAGCCAGAGGACGCCG contains:
- a CDS encoding radical SAM protein, with the protein product MAHALIVSPFLDGHLLLKPGARAGARISADHYEGLRQAASDGESLPAWAVQTAADMWGLDLGGQTAQGTVLVREPSPYGYCRASWEINLGCNFGCKHCYLGERPFSGLGWDGKVRLLDIMREAGVLWLQITGGEPTMDPHFQGAYRYAWQAGMMLTISTNGSLLWRPDLLKLFRDCPPYRLVVSMYGASEESFDTLTQRRGAWKAFRRGMDAAREAGLPLRINVVVTEDNASEADEMAALADEWNVENHAYTNMTPTIYGGGEPLLAQSAAHLRQRKPFAGCNAGHTFFHADPHAKASICKVGRDDQIDLMAEGIDGLTRLGAIADRLMLRTGGCEGCALSGTCRVCRPLAKHYQEAKAPLHSYCQHGDKETAS
- a CDS encoding GNAT family N-acetyltransferase gives rise to the protein MFFRWDWLRPQLTAPIVPTLGPVHPDALTVGLFEDTLRAAETGDFLPYDKDRRWGGEKDEKVLRDDVVHQREHTLIPTLSRRGRGTAKVFAYGLRDSVVEEAAELAAKLATVHDVVSARVVRPLGPETTHPRGTRIQLKDFTAGPCPAPGGPVRPVTAWPITVQETFAPFAEAMAGDGLAFLHTQTQADRCGPVLATAVEDRIVGAIGPMEVLPDAIGRPQLMPQYFAVLPETRGQGLGRILWRAAMHWGQSHGAAYQLLQTEVDGPSDRLCQAEGLTSLGFTHTTAA